From the genome of Paraburkholderia flava, one region includes:
- a CDS encoding metallophosphoesterase: MRILHLSDIHFRAPQCLDPATDRDRPYRTRLKRDLAKRTEALGSIDAILVGGDIAYQADPREYVEARQWLIDLAAICGCDRDSIWVVPGNHDVNRKSCEDAPTMNAHAMIATADDGSREWMLEKQLSHSDTGQALFHGHLAYNDFASKMNCQVYPGRLYWKQERDLGRGVKIRIHGLTSTLLSGRNGKDDPRGALYLSPLQTTLDPAPNVVNLTICHHPPDWLIDGDDVEDMLNARAMFQVFGHKHRQRISEGKTNIRWSAGAVNPSRSERQFEPGYNIIELEVLGEGAERRIDIRSHLYKFQTSPEAFYPIRTDDRGDEVHRHSIPFPVDALRVCAETEIAMGKQGSVGVAVVEEAVASTVTDAEASMGDKRTRHLVDRFWDLDGSDRREIALELGLITKEEVQLPEAQRYGVALIRAAERNLIDRLDQMVAERE, encoded by the coding sequence ATGCGCATACTTCACCTTTCTGACATCCACTTCCGCGCGCCCCAGTGCCTTGATCCAGCAACCGACCGGGACCGACCCTATCGGACGCGCCTCAAACGCGATCTGGCAAAGCGAACCGAGGCGCTGGGTTCAATCGACGCAATCCTCGTTGGAGGCGACATCGCCTACCAGGCAGATCCGCGGGAGTACGTCGAGGCGCGCCAATGGCTGATCGACCTGGCGGCAATCTGCGGGTGCGACAGGGACAGCATCTGGGTGGTGCCTGGCAATCACGACGTGAACCGCAAATCGTGCGAGGACGCGCCAACGATGAATGCGCACGCGATGATCGCCACCGCCGATGATGGTTCGCGGGAATGGATGCTGGAGAAGCAGCTTTCCCATAGTGATACCGGTCAGGCGCTTTTTCACGGCCACCTTGCCTACAATGACTTCGCTAGCAAGATGAACTGCCAAGTTTATCCGGGTCGGCTTTATTGGAAGCAGGAGCGCGATCTCGGCCGCGGCGTGAAGATCCGAATCCATGGACTGACCTCAACGCTTCTGTCGGGTCGCAACGGTAAAGACGATCCACGGGGCGCACTCTACCTAAGTCCACTGCAGACGACGCTCGATCCGGCGCCAAACGTGGTAAATCTCACGATCTGTCATCATCCGCCGGATTGGCTTATTGACGGTGACGACGTCGAGGACATGCTCAACGCGCGCGCGATGTTCCAAGTCTTCGGCCATAAGCACCGGCAGCGGATCTCTGAAGGGAAGACAAACATTCGTTGGAGTGCCGGAGCGGTGAACCCATCGCGCTCGGAACGGCAGTTCGAGCCAGGCTACAACATCATTGAGCTGGAAGTCCTTGGCGAAGGTGCGGAACGGCGCATCGACATCAGAAGCCATCTTTACAAGTTTCAGACGAGCCCGGAGGCCTTCTACCCGATCAGGACTGACGACCGTGGCGACGAGGTACATCGCCATTCGATACCGTTCCCGGTGGACGCACTGCGCGTTTGTGCCGAAACGGAAATTGCGATGGGGAAACAAGGATCGGTGGGCGTAGCTGTGGTGGAAGAGGCGGTGGCTTCCACGGTCACTGACGCGGAGGCATCTATGGGCGACAAGAGGACTAGGCATCTGGTCGATCGCTTCTGGGATCTGGACGGCAGTGATCGACGAGAGATTGCTCTCGAACTTGGGCTGATTACAAAGGAGGAGGTCCAGTTGCCCGAAGCGCAGCGTTATGGCGTGGCCCTCATCCGGGCGGCCGAACGCAACCTTATCGACCGGCTCGACCAGATGGTCGCCGAGCGTGAATAA
- a CDS encoding GTPase-associated system all-helical protein GASH: MHQEFPKLFSEISTDGAERDQRWAGIEVFVGAWSVPKVEILVRLAFGTKVPAGGHRQEELEKAHAEFHKAFSDIDPSFEPGGRQDQVLAAAALLQLSTADSRSAMAITTTACGGARKAHLPIDLVTSAENTLTQLSAARRKRPDLSNVKVEVPEFEFEPDFSGVQPNQPHTFKGLFESLRGTLNDTLYELTERFNKSVETVVSANKMADEELDMLSWVFGGRSLIPNKAFSEVPSIQKPLVFARDLASLTKIYPGPKVVPALLSRAGINTTGEVTIVDAVNAVSDEWTSAVLRGRTPSAASSPIHAALARREETGADGGWQAGWAAATGIDAGAALSPIALAELFYREILWLS; encoded by the coding sequence ATGCACCAGGAATTTCCAAAGCTGTTTTCCGAGATATCAACCGATGGCGCTGAGCGTGACCAGCGTTGGGCCGGTATCGAAGTGTTTGTAGGCGCCTGGTCAGTTCCCAAGGTCGAGATACTCGTCCGCCTCGCATTCGGGACGAAAGTGCCTGCCGGCGGACACCGGCAGGAAGAACTGGAAAAAGCCCATGCCGAATTCCACAAAGCGTTTTCGGATATCGATCCCTCGTTCGAGCCCGGTGGCCGGCAGGATCAAGTCTTGGCGGCCGCCGCCCTGCTGCAGCTCTCCACAGCGGACTCTCGCTCAGCAATGGCCATAACGACAACGGCCTGTGGCGGAGCGCGCAAGGCTCACTTGCCCATCGACCTCGTCACATCGGCGGAGAACACGCTAACGCAGCTTTCGGCCGCACGTCGCAAGCGGCCGGACTTGAGTAACGTGAAGGTCGAGGTGCCTGAATTCGAGTTCGAACCGGATTTCTCCGGGGTGCAGCCAAACCAGCCGCACACGTTCAAAGGCCTGTTCGAAAGTCTCCGGGGTACGCTGAACGATACTCTCTACGAGCTAACCGAAAGGTTTAACAAGTCTGTTGAGACGGTCGTTAGTGCGAACAAGATGGCGGACGAGGAACTGGATATGCTGTCTTGGGTATTCGGCGGCCGGTCATTGATACCGAACAAGGCGTTCAGTGAGGTGCCTTCAATCCAAAAACCACTGGTGTTCGCACGTGATCTCGCTTCGTTGACGAAGATTTATCCAGGGCCGAAAGTGGTGCCCGCGCTCTTGTCCCGAGCCGGGATTAATACGACTGGCGAGGTAACGATTGTTGATGCAGTCAACGCGGTGTCGGACGAATGGACGTCCGCGGTACTAAGGGGCCGCACGCCTTCAGCTGCGAGTTCGCCGATCCACGCGGCGCTGGCGCGCCGGGAAGAAACCGGGGCAGACGGTGGCTGGCAAGCAGGGTGGGCGGCGGCGACGGGCATCGACGCTGGCGCAGCCCTGTCACCGATTGCGCTTGCCGAACTCTTCTACCGCGAAATTCTCTGGCTGAGTTGA